The genome window CATACAATCCGCCACCTCCATTGAACCCTCTCCACCGTCATGGGCAAGACCAAAGAGCAGTCAAACGATGTCTTGTGGATTTCCCCCATTCATTAGCAAGAAGTTTGGTGAAAAAGAGGACGCTGCTGGTccaacaactttaaaacaaaagagatgcaaaaataaaagtgagttttattttgcaataaaataaaactttagagCTCCATGCAAGATCTCACACTATGAAGAAGATCAATTAGGGACATTTCTTACAGCATGAAAATGACCCAGACCATAAAGTGGAGGAAACATGGGAGGGGCTTAATGGTGCATTCCAGTTTTACTCGGAACGGGGAAAATCCAGGAAGATTAACAGAAATGCCCTCCGAAGTTGGATTTCCCACAGGGAAACATAGGAGCAATTTTGACTATCCTCAGTTATGACTTGAGGCGGACTTCGTGTTTCAATATGGCCGTTGCTCACATCAACTGGAGTTGGAAGTTggagtgaaaacatgtttattttacaagacacacATGCAAAAGTGTGTCTAAAACCAATGTTACATGTAACGCCTGTAACTCTAAcctgaaaaactaaaagtgaTGTTTGCTTATggaaattaaagcaaataacATTTACAAGACCTATTGCAAGCAATGTTTGTGCCCATGTTGAAATTCCGACTTCTCAACCAGAGCGCTGCTACTTTGGGTCTGACTTCAAACCCAGCTCAGAGTTCCCACTTCCCAGGTAAATTGAATGCAGCACGAGAAGCAACACATTAAAGTTCTCCAGAGAACTAAACCAACCAGGGTTTAGATCATAATCCCTTTAGAAATGACAATGTGGACTTTTGAAGGAGCAGACACTTCgagttgtcaaaataaaagtctctgcacttttattttaagtggcgtaaacaaaataaacctccTGAAATGTCTGTGAATCTAGTCACCAACTACGGAGTGCTACTTACGAATCACCACCAAGCATTAAGTCACGTTTTGCTTCAGGATCAAATTAGTATTTCActaaattagaaacaaaattcagcaatagataaaatataataatttcacCCACTGTAGGTCCCTTCATTGTAGTTTTAACCTGAGTATGGATAGACTTCTTTAGACTTTACGTTGTATTTTATATGATTTCCTTTTGTGTGTTCCCTGAGCCACAGAATGAGTTTGGGTAGTCAAGTGATTTCCCatatatcatttatttatttagtaatttatttatttgtgtattaatCTATGAGCtatgtatttaatattaaataatgcaCAGTTCTCTTCATGAGATTCGCCTGCTTCCTCAGTGGTCCTTTGCTTTCTGTTTGGTTGGAATATAGGGCAGTACAGTTTGAGTGCTCTTGTCAGAGACAGTTTGTGTGCTGCTATTTCTTAACAGTTTTTTGCGGCAGCCGGGATTTAAGAGACCTTTCCTGGGTAGCGTGTGGGCTCCCGTCATCGCCGTCACCGGCGAGGAGCCATAGGAAGGGTCCAGACAGTTATATAGGAGCGAGTGCTCAGAGGAAGAACGCTTGGGACCGACTGAGCTGCCCAGGAGACCCGGCTCTGTGTCGCTGTCTGGCGTGGCACAGCCGCTCTTGTCCTCCCgcagctcctcctgctcctcctcttcgtcgTCGTCGCAGCACAACGCATGGTAAAGAATCTTGTCGCTGAAGCGGACTCTCTCCCGCGTGCCAGAGGTGCGCGAGGTCTTTTGGCTGTGCGTGGAGCTGCTGGCCTCCTCGCTGGAGGAGTCCGGAGTAATGATGCGTGGCCCATTGGGGATCGGAAGCCCGCCATTCATCTGGGAGTAGACCGAGGCAGTGGTGGGGGGCGGGGTCTGGGTCGGGATAGTTCCTTGACCCAGGTCCTGTCGTAGGTCGCTGGATCTGCGGGCGGCTGCGCCGGCGGCCTCCAGGTAACTGCAGAACTCCCAGCTGTCGGAGAGCACATCTGCGTTGAGAAAGTCCAGCCTGAAGGCTTCTCCCAAACCCCGCTCACTGCTGGATGTGCTGCTGGCTGTGGCCACCGTCCAATCATCCGGCTCCTGGTCAAAGTCGAAGTCAGACGTTAATTTGTCGATTTGACCCACCACCTGGAGCAGGAAGGAGGACACAACAAAAGAACCATTGAGATGTTTCAGAGAAGCCAACGACGTGGAGAATAAGCTCTCTGACGTGTTTACTCTACGCAAATTTAATGCTGAAAGTAAATGTTGGGGAAAGGTAAAATCTTTAAGCACAGCTGTTCAGACTCTAATATCTAAACGTGCTCCAAGATCTGATTCAGAGATTAAAAGTCTGCTGTATTTCTCATCAAAGTGAGTCAAACTCTGTCTATCCAGTTGCTGTCAGCATGTGATTTTGTCTAATGTAGctcatcatcaaaatcatcaaaaacaatCATCAAACACGCATCAAATATATCAAGCAATGTTCCagctgtttttaatcaaaggtAACTCTAAGCAAATGGACTTTTAGGCTTGATTTCAA of Xiphophorus couchianus chromosome 4, X_couchianus-1.0, whole genome shotgun sequence contains these proteins:
- the insyn1 gene encoding inhibitory synaptic factor 1 → MSLSRAPARDTSETPSPRERIRSHMKMVIDQLEGILKELKDVAKELREVVGQIDKLTSDFDFDQEPDDWTVATASSTSSSERGLGEAFRLDFLNADVLSDSWEFCSYLEAAGAAARRSSDLRQDLGQGTIPTQTPPPTTASVYSQMNGGLPIPNGPRIITPDSSSEEASSSTHSQKTSRTSGTRERVRFSDKILYHALCCDDDEEEEQEELREDKSGCATPDSDTEPGLLGSSVGPKRSSSEHSLLYNCLDPSYGSSPVTAMTGAHTLPRKGLLNPGCRKKLLRNSSTQTVSDKSTQTVLPYIPTKQKAKDH